Proteins from a genomic interval of Phyllopteryx taeniolatus isolate TA_2022b chromosome 3, UOR_Ptae_1.2, whole genome shotgun sequence:
- the tmed7 gene encoding transmembrane emp24 domain-containing protein 7, whose translation MYGSLRVVLQVLWAQLLLCGWVLCSELTFELPDNAKQCFYEDITTGTKCTLEFQVVTGGHYDVDCRLEDPDGTTLYKEMKKQYDSFTFTAAKDGTYKFCFSNEFSTFTHKTVYFDFQVGDDPPLFPNENRATALTHLESTCVSIHEALKSIIDYQTHFRLREAQGRSRGEDLNTRVAFWSIGEALVLLVVSISQVVLLRSFFSDKKTTTTRMGS comes from the exons ATGTACGGCTCGTTGCGAGTGGTGTTGCAAGTGCTGTGGGCCCAGCTCCTCCTGTGCGGCTGGGTGCTGTGCTCCGAGCTCACGTTCGAGCTGCCCGACAACGCCAAACAGTGCTTCTACGAGGACATCACCACCGGAACCAAGTGTACGCTGGAATTCCAG GTTGTGACCGGCGGCCATTACGACGTGGACTGCCGCCTGGAGGACCCGGACGGCACGACGCTCTACAAAGAGATGAAGAAGCAGTACGACAGCTTCACCTTCACCGCCGCCAAGGACGGCACGTACAAGTTCTGCTTCAGCAACGAGTTCTCCACGTTCACGCACAAGACGGTCTACTTCGACTTCCAGGTCGGCGACGACCCGCCGCTCTTCCCCAATGAGAACAGGGCCACCGCCCTCACCCAT TTGGAGTCGACCTGCGTGTCCATCCATGAGGCCCTCAAGTCTATCATCGACTACCAGACGCACTTCCGCCTGCGTGAGGCGCAGGGACGCAGCCGTGGCGAGGACCTGAACACGCGTGTGGCCTTCTGGTCCATTGGCGAGGCCCTGGTCCTGCTGGTGGTCAGCATCAGCCAGGTGGTCCTGCTCCGGAGCTTCTTCTCCGACAAGAAGACCACCACTACCCGCATGGGATCTTAA